Proteins from a single region of Trichoderma asperellum chromosome 3, complete sequence:
- a CDS encoding uncharacterized protein (EggNog:ENOG41), which translates to MTKLTKRLELQMESSRLGLLRSHSRARSSKLAGPQSKADGPPAEPEDAAKDAAKEEKQEKSRSWFSPRRKDSVASTILRSSKSFRRLSAVSSAASSQAAISTPTTPSFSRGSYESDAAFHHRKLSSVESGEAPLSEPAPTDPPSIPYPPHRPERPQGDLFEGTPLEKANQLEKANQFEKANQLEKANQPSHRPSRSRSILRPFSPFPGPSIRDLRRLSQHSEHKPQANNAADTATTTATTTTSKANRLSEEAEQVHEPAHVAMTPASPKPSTYSVLSAPAPIVPNRRASLRPSSKGSETGLARKSSIASSFHFSIHRRPSHVTAEIESRKHARSSRWTLTENMAEMFKGQHIKTDKQAMTPAQIEAIWNGQDNGGAAAAAAKEKQKKSKERRMKAASDTSASIPRSFGGPLTEQQANMFSEPFQWPDKMSSPVPMSRADIKMRALPFEITVPPPPSTILVSPEIIHGDVSPKSPTKIDRRYMERQSVPQLVLPDTEDAAIEDDDDAASGSSIPIPPKNPARFVARAPTMPLLPPILEGFRSPPGSNRSSNISSHRRSRSCNHASEVKDDMITFTSTPYTMASPSFRHGPIVLSDAGSRDSVVTAEVVEEEPRDVDWTAFQTAILGGSNGDLEGLFPEEPIPADEEEGKMAEDVTTWFEGFGFETHGELIAASEKSSEKKSDRSTQRDSAGSMTSAASTPSTVQTEAEAELQTPVTIPQHQNIFDTIKQLRDRCESTYSASIYTTDSAEGPWAAAGADAENGHKEIDELAPTSVASKQGMEHGLEAFLGFTIDDSY; encoded by the coding sequence ATGACTAAATTAACAAAGCGGCTTGAACTCCAGATGGAGTCGAGCAGACTAGGACTGCTGCGGTCTCACTCCCGGGCCAGGTCTAGCAAGCTAGCCGGCCCTCAGAGCAAGGCGGATGGGCCTCCTGCTGAACCCGAAGACGCAGCCAAGGATGCagccaaggaggagaagcaagaAAAGTCACGATCATGGTTTTCCCCCCGAAGGAAGGATTCTGTGGCCTCTACCATTCTCCGAAGTAGCAAGAGCTTTCGCCGCCTATCCGCAGTCTCATCGGCAGCTTCATCACAGGCCGCTATCTCGACGCCCACCACCCCATCCTTCTCGCGAGGAAGCTATGAGAGCGATGCGGCCTTCCACCACAGGAAACTCTCCTCTGTGGAAAGCGGCGAGGCACCGTTATCAGAACCTGCGCCGACAGATCCTCCTTCGATCCCCTATCCTCCACACCGACCCGAACGCCCCCAAGGAGACTTATTCGAGGGAACACCTCTCGAGAAGGCAAATCAGCTTGAGAAGGCGAACCAGTTTGAAAAGGCAAATCAGCTTGAAAAGGCGAACCAGCCCAGTCACCGCCCTAGCCGGAGCCGCAGCATCCTGCGacccttttcccctttccctGGCCCGTCCATAAGAGACTTGCGACGCCTTAGCCAACATTCTGAACACAAACCGCAGGCAAACAATGCAGCCGACACCGCTACTACCACCgctactaccaccaccagcaaggCCAATCGGCTTTCAGAAGAAGCCGAACAGGTGCACGAACCTGCACATGTAGCAATGACTCCGGCTTCGCCAAAGCCGTCTACGTACTCGGTTCTCTCCGCGCCAGCACCAATTGTCCCTAACCGTCGTGCCAGCCTTAGGCCCAGTAGCAAGGGTTCTGAAACTGGCCTTGCGCGCAAATCCTCCATTGCCAGCTCATTCCATTTCTCCATCCATCGACGACCGAGCCATGTCACTGCTGAAATAGAGTCGCGGAAACATGCACGGTCCTCCAGGTGGACACTGACAGAAAACATGGCCGAAATGTTCAAAGGGCAGCATATAAAGACGGACAAACAGGCCATGACGCCAGCCCAAATCGAGGCCATCTGGAATGGTCAAGACAACGGcggcgccgcagcagcagcagccaaagaaaaacaaaagaagagcaaagaaagGAGGATGAAAGCGGCATCAGATACTTCTGCGAGCATACCACGTTCATTTGGAGGCCCGCTTACGGAACAACAAGCCAATATGTTTAGCGAACCCTTTCAATGGCCTGATAAAATGTCTTCACCCGTCCCGATGAGCAGAGCTGATATAAAAATGAGAGCTCTTCCCTTTGAGATCACTGTCCCGCCGCCCCCTTCAACGATACTTGTTTCCCCAGAGATCATCCACGGCGACGTTTCACCAAAATCGCCTACAAAGATTGACAGGAGATACATGGAGAGGCAGTCAGTGCCACAGTTGGTGTTGCCAGATACTGAAGACGCCGccattgaagatgacgacgacgcagcGTCAGGTAGCTCGATACCCATCCCCCCCAAGAATCCAGCCAGATTTGTTGCGAGAGCGCCGACAATGCCGCTTCTGCCTCCCATTTTGGAAGGCTTCAGATCTCCTCCGGGCAGCAACAGGAGCTCAAACATCTCATCCCAccgccgaagccgaagctgCAATCATGCCTCTGAAGTAAAGGATGACATGATTACTTTCACCAGCACCCCTTACACTATGGCTAGTCCGTCTTTCCGGCACGGACCCATTGTCCTAAGTGATGCCGGCAGCCGTGACTCAGTAGTGACAGCAGAGGTAGTCGAAGAAGAACCACGCGACGTTGATTGGACGGCATTCCAGACCGCGATCTTGGGCGGTTCCAACGGAGATTTAGAAGGGCTATTCCCAGAAGAGCCAATCCCAgcagacgaagaggaaggcaAGATGGCCGAAGACGTTACTACTTGGTTTGAGGGATTCGGATTCGAGACTCATGGCGAGCTCATCGCAGCTTCAGAGAAGTCGTCGGAGAAGAAGTCGGATCGGTCAACACAGCGGGACTCGGCGGGCAGCATGACATCGGCTGCATCAACACCATCGACGGTACAAACGGAGGCTGAAGCAGAGCTGCAGACCCCCGTGACTATCCCGCAACACCAAAATATCTTTGACACTATTAAACAACTTCGCGACCGCTGTGAGAGCACTTACAGCGCTAGCATATACACCACGGACAGCGCCGAAGGCCCATGGGCAGCGGCGGGAGCCGACGCTGAGAACGGCCACAAAGAAATTGACGAATTAGCACCTACATCCGTAGCCTCGAAGCAGGGTATGGAGCACGGACTTGAAGCTTTCCTTGGGTTCACCATTGATGACTCTTATTGA
- a CDS encoding uncharacterized protein (EggNog:ENOG41) translates to MLRRPPTTLQITAEDIAAYEDRRASEALLAAQQARAAEVAARATAAAAAAAASSSSAGATGSNAGGAGEAATQQTTAAMGGLGLGAQAMEGVQDDGEGRTRRTREERIGVGRRAR, encoded by the coding sequence atgCTCCGCCGTCCACCGACAACCCTCCAAATCACAGCCGAAGACATCGCCGCCTACGAGGACCGTCGCGCCAGCGAAGCTCTCCTCGCGGCTCAACAGGCTCGTGCTGCGGAGGTCGCTGCGAGGGctacggctgctgctgctgctgcagcagcttcttcttcttctgctggggCAACGGGGTCGAACGCGGGTGGTGCTGGGGAGGCGGCAACGCAGCAGACGACGGCTGCTATGGGGGGGCTTGGGTTGGGGGCGCAGGCGATGGAGGGGGTGCAGGATGATGGGGAggggaggacgaggaggacgaggGAGGAGAGGATTGGGGTtgggaggagggcgaggtgA
- a CDS encoding uncharacterized protein (EggNog:ENOG41~TransMembrane:3 (i55-73o509-535i627-646o)), whose translation MPPSDLSVAEEIYRGAAGLLRLLWKWFKGPGLHKAAVLVARVLHQIKRNLTARRLLSFPHLLAFFWMILLLWGERWIYTNHVNVCDWKSWEKWPKGATPHHLVLIADPQILDPHTNPDWPWAELAVVVAVTDRYLKQSYNALLHKLHPDSLFFLGDMLEGGREWKTRQGSFVDPKWGVRSRTAKEQRWVKTWHRKYGDEFWLQEYQRFGNIFFNDWNVAGSKPGPWQRGRKFVASLPGNHDLGFGAMVQESVRDRYQAYFGEGNRVDVVGNHTIVSVDAVSLSAGTSEQKDKHDLSSIYKPVHEFLDGVQSTKRKMAKKELNFWYGVDMGPKFKHHVEDLEHADLTRWSRDPGPGAADFPTLLLTHVPLYRPPGTPCGPQREHWPPKKTPNPDGSLDTSNSISVVAGYQYQNVLSEEDSVKLVKSVGNVVNVFSGDDHDYCELVHSDAKENVREITVKTMSMSQGVPTPGFLMVSLYNPIDKDGKPLPDSPGQTVQTHLCLLPNQLVKYMNYIAFTLFSLIILAVRAFFVPVLNLTPFALPPERRNTFLPVYKEKVEPPITPSSSSSNGGGSSMRWAGKKGKHRQRWSMADGPRIKINQDYYDGGKAWKTTTGRGERFSVKVMATEMWTTAWRVTWIAVLIWIYLIRNG comes from the exons ATGCCCCCCTCAGACCTCTCGGTAGCCGAGGAGATATACAGGGGCGCCGCGGGCCTGCTGCGTCTGCTGTGGAAATGGTTCAAAGGGCCGGGCTTGCACAAGGCCGCCGTCTTGGTCGCCAGAGTGCTGCACCAGATCAAGAGAAATCTGACGGCCAGGAGGCTCCTGAGCTTCCCGCACCTGCTGGCCTTTTTCTGGATGATCCTGCTGCTCTGGGGCGAGCGCTGGATCTACACCAACCATGTCAACGTCTGTGACTGGAAGAGCTGGGAGAAATGG CCCAAAGGCGCAACTCCCCATCATCTCGTCCTCATCGCCGATCCGCAAATCCTCGATCCTCATACCAACCCCGACTGGCCGTGGGCGGAACTCGCTGTCGTCGTAGCCGTTACCGATCGCTATCTCAAGCAAAGTTACAATGCGCTGCTGCACAAGCTGCACCCGGATAGCCTGTTCTTCCTAGGCGACATGCTGGAGGGCGGGCGAGAATGGAAGACGAGGCAAGGCAGCTTCGTCGATCCCAAATGGGGGGTCCGTTCACGCACGGCAAAGGAACAGAGATGGGTCAAGACGTGGCATCGCAAGTATGGCGACGAGTTTTGGCTGCAAGAATACCAGCGCTTCGGGAATATCTTCTTCAACGATTGGAATGTAGCGGGGAGCAAGCCAGGTCCATGGCAGAGAGGCCGGAAGTTCGTGGCGAGTTTGCCTGGGAACCATGACCTCGGCTTTGGCGCCATGGTTCAGGAGTCCGTGAGGGATCGCTACCAGGCATATTTCGGAGAAGGAAACCGAGTCGACGTCGTAGGCAACCACACCATTGTCTCGGTCGATGCCGTCTCTCTAAGTGCGGGGACGTCTGAGCAGAAAGACAAACACGATCTAAGCTCCATCTACAAACCCGTGCACGAATTCCTCGACGGAGTCCAATCTACAAAGCGAAAGATGGCGAAGAAAGAACTGAACTTTTGGTACGGTGTGGACATGGGGCCCAAGTTCAAGCATCACGTTGAGGACCTGGAACACGCAGACTTGACCCGGTGGTCGAGAGACCCTGGGCCGGGGGCTGCTGACTTCCCCACGCTGCTCCTTACACATGTTCCTCTCTACCGTCCTCCTGGGACTCCCTGTGGGCCACAGCGTGAGCACTGGCCGCCGAAGAAAACGCCCAACCCCGACGGTAGCTTGGACACCAGCAACTCCATCTCGGTGGTGGCTGGATATCAGTACCAGAACGTGCTTTCAGAAGAAGATTCAGTCAAGCTGGTCAAGAGTGTCGGCAATGTCGTCAATGTGTTCTCCGGCGATGATCATGATTACTGTGAGCTCGTTCACTCCGACGCCAAGGAGAACGTACGGGAGATCACTGTTAAGACGATGAGCATGTCTCAGGGTGTGCCAACTCCGGGTTTCCTCATGGTTAGTCTCTACAACCCAATCGACAAAGACGGCAAGCCCCTACCAGACTCGCCCGGGCAGACGGTTCAGACCCATCTTTGCCTACTACCAAACCAACTCGTCAAGTACATGAATTATATCGCCTTtaccctcttctccctcattATCCTAGCCGTCAGGGCGTTCTTCGTCCCTGTCCTCAACCTCACCCCATTTGCGCTACCGCCTGAGCGAAGGAATACGTTCCTTCCCGTctacaaagaaaaagtcgaACCACCAATCACGCCGTCGTCTAGCTCAAGCAAcggtggtggcagcagcatgcGCTGGGCCGGTAAGAAGGGCAAACACAGGCAACGATGGAGCATGGCCGATGGGCCGCGAATCAAGATAAACCAAGACTACTACGACGGCGGTAAGGCTTGGAAGACGACAACGGGCAGGGGAGAGAGATTTTCCGTCAAAGTAATGGCCACGGAGATGTGGACGACAGCGTGGCGAGTGACTTGGATAGCAGTGTTGATTTGGATCTACTTGATACGGAACGGTTAG
- a CDS encoding uncharacterized protein (EggNog:ENOG41), whose translation MESSRLGLLRSHSRARSSKLAGPQSKADGPPAEPEDAAKDAAKEEKQEKSRSWFSPRRKDSVASTILRSSKSFRRLSAVSSAASSQAAISTPTTPSFSRGSYESDAAFHHRKLSSVESGEAPLSEPAPTDPPSIPYPPHRPERPQGDLFEGTPLEKANQLEKANQFEKANQLEKANQPSHRPSRSRSILRPFSPFPGPSIRDLRRLSQHSEHKPQANNAADTATTTATTTTSKANRLSEEAEQVHEPAHVAMTPASPKPSTYSVLSAPAPIVPNRRASLRPSSKGSETGLARKSSIASSFHFSIHRRPSHVTAEIESRKHARSSRWTLTENMAEMFKGQHIKTDKQAMTPAQIEAIWNGQDNGGAAAAAAKEKQKKSKERRMKAASDTSASIPRSFGGPLTEQQANMFSEPFQWPDKMSSPVPMSRADIKMRALPFEITVPPPPSTILVSPEIIHGDVSPKSPTKIDRRYMERQSVPQLVLPDTEDAAIEDDDDAASGSSIPIPPKNPARFVARAPTMPLLPPILEGFRSPPGSNRSSNISSHRRSRSCNHASEVKDDMITFTSTPYTMASPSFRHGPIVLSDAGSRDSVVTAEVVEEEPRDVDWTAFQTAILGGSNGDLEGLFPEEPIPADEEEGKMAEDVTTWFEGFGFETHGELIAASEKSSEKKSDRSTQRDSAGSMTSAASTPSTVQTEAEAELQTPVTIPQHQNIFDTIKQLRDRCESTYSASIYTTDSAEGPWAAAGADAENGHKEIDELAPTSVASKQGMEHGLEAFLGFTIDDSY comes from the coding sequence ATGGAGTCGAGCAGACTAGGACTGCTGCGGTCTCACTCCCGGGCCAGGTCTAGCAAGCTAGCCGGCCCTCAGAGCAAGGCGGATGGGCCTCCTGCTGAACCCGAAGACGCAGCCAAGGATGCagccaaggaggagaagcaagaAAAGTCACGATCATGGTTTTCCCCCCGAAGGAAGGATTCTGTGGCCTCTACCATTCTCCGAAGTAGCAAGAGCTTTCGCCGCCTATCCGCAGTCTCATCGGCAGCTTCATCACAGGCCGCTATCTCGACGCCCACCACCCCATCCTTCTCGCGAGGAAGCTATGAGAGCGATGCGGCCTTCCACCACAGGAAACTCTCCTCTGTGGAAAGCGGCGAGGCACCGTTATCAGAACCTGCGCCGACAGATCCTCCTTCGATCCCCTATCCTCCACACCGACCCGAACGCCCCCAAGGAGACTTATTCGAGGGAACACCTCTCGAGAAGGCAAATCAGCTTGAGAAGGCGAACCAGTTTGAAAAGGCAAATCAGCTTGAAAAGGCGAACCAGCCCAGTCACCGCCCTAGCCGGAGCCGCAGCATCCTGCGacccttttcccctttccctGGCCCGTCCATAAGAGACTTGCGACGCCTTAGCCAACATTCTGAACACAAACCGCAGGCAAACAATGCAGCCGACACCGCTACTACCACCgctactaccaccaccagcaaggCCAATCGGCTTTCAGAAGAAGCCGAACAGGTGCACGAACCTGCACATGTAGCAATGACTCCGGCTTCGCCAAAGCCGTCTACGTACTCGGTTCTCTCCGCGCCAGCACCAATTGTCCCTAACCGTCGTGCCAGCCTTAGGCCCAGTAGCAAGGGTTCTGAAACTGGCCTTGCGCGCAAATCCTCCATTGCCAGCTCATTCCATTTCTCCATCCATCGACGACCGAGCCATGTCACTGCTGAAATAGAGTCGCGGAAACATGCACGGTCCTCCAGGTGGACACTGACAGAAAACATGGCCGAAATGTTCAAAGGGCAGCATATAAAGACGGACAAACAGGCCATGACGCCAGCCCAAATCGAGGCCATCTGGAATGGTCAAGACAACGGcggcgccgcagcagcagcagccaaagaaaaacaaaagaagagcaaagaaagGAGGATGAAAGCGGCATCAGATACTTCTGCGAGCATACCACGTTCATTTGGAGGCCCGCTTACGGAACAACAAGCCAATATGTTTAGCGAACCCTTTCAATGGCCTGATAAAATGTCTTCACCCGTCCCGATGAGCAGAGCTGATATAAAAATGAGAGCTCTTCCCTTTGAGATCACTGTCCCGCCGCCCCCTTCAACGATACTTGTTTCCCCAGAGATCATCCACGGCGACGTTTCACCAAAATCGCCTACAAAGATTGACAGGAGATACATGGAGAGGCAGTCAGTGCCACAGTTGGTGTTGCCAGATACTGAAGACGCCGccattgaagatgacgacgacgcagcGTCAGGTAGCTCGATACCCATCCCCCCCAAGAATCCAGCCAGATTTGTTGCGAGAGCGCCGACAATGCCGCTTCTGCCTCCCATTTTGGAAGGCTTCAGATCTCCTCCGGGCAGCAACAGGAGCTCAAACATCTCATCCCAccgccgaagccgaagctgCAATCATGCCTCTGAAGTAAAGGATGACATGATTACTTTCACCAGCACCCCTTACACTATGGCTAGTCCGTCTTTCCGGCACGGACCCATTGTCCTAAGTGATGCCGGCAGCCGTGACTCAGTAGTGACAGCAGAGGTAGTCGAAGAAGAACCACGCGACGTTGATTGGACGGCATTCCAGACCGCGATCTTGGGCGGTTCCAACGGAGATTTAGAAGGGCTATTCCCAGAAGAGCCAATCCCAgcagacgaagaggaaggcaAGATGGCCGAAGACGTTACTACTTGGTTTGAGGGATTCGGATTCGAGACTCATGGCGAGCTCATCGCAGCTTCAGAGAAGTCGTCGGAGAAGAAGTCGGATCGGTCAACACAGCGGGACTCGGCGGGCAGCATGACATCGGCTGCATCAACACCATCGACGGTACAAACGGAGGCTGAAGCAGAGCTGCAGACCCCCGTGACTATCCCGCAACACCAAAATATCTTTGACACTATTAAACAACTTCGCGACCGCTGTGAGAGCACTTACAGCGCTAGCATATACACCACGGACAGCGCCGAAGGCCCATGGGCAGCGGCGGGAGCCGACGCTGAGAACGGCCACAAAGAAATTGACGAATTAGCACCTACATCCGTAGCCTCGAAGCAGGGTATGGAGCACGGACTTGAAGCTTTCCTTGGGTTCACCATTGATGACTCTTATTGA